The following coding sequences lie in one Aureimonas sp. AU20 genomic window:
- a CDS encoding YceI family protein, with protein sequence MLRTLSRFSLIVLATFASSGAGAAVADGGSYRIAPTSSIGFHVGQVGGGGIDGTIKEVSGQFRLDPSDPARASVSIDLKAASVATGQPRIDAFLQSEAVFDADAHPDITFRSTRVVQTGPRTARIEGTLTAHGVSRPETFQAELTNQEKGRFVFHVVGDIYRTPYGMGVGTPIYSNVVNFDMRLEGQR encoded by the coding sequence ATGCTGCGCACCCTATCGCGCTTTTCGCTGATCGTTCTGGCAACGTTCGCTTCGTCCGGTGCCGGGGCGGCCGTTGCCGACGGCGGGAGCTACCGGATCGCGCCCACGTCCTCCATCGGCTTTCATGTCGGCCAGGTCGGAGGCGGCGGGATCGATGGCACCATCAAGGAGGTCTCGGGACAGTTCCGGCTCGATCCGTCCGATCCCGCCCGCGCCAGCGTCTCGATCGATCTGAAGGCCGCCAGCGTCGCCACGGGACAGCCGCGCATCGATGCGTTTCTACAGTCCGAGGCCGTGTTCGACGCCGACGCGCATCCCGACATCACCTTCCGCTCGACCCGCGTGGTTCAGACCGGGCCACGGACGGCCCGCATCGAGGGGACCCTGACCGCCCACGGTGTCAGCCGGCCTGAGACGTTTCAGGCCGAGCTGACGAATCAGGAGAAGGGCCGCTTCGTCTTCCATGTCGTGGGCGACATCTACCGCACGCCCTATGGCATGGGGGTGGGAACGCCGATCTACTCGAATGTCGTGAACTTCGACATGCGGCTCGAAGGCCAGCGCTGA
- a CDS encoding COG4315 family predicted lipoprotein encodes MLSRSLLVAGLMTLAAGPLAHAEDYAGGAVKEMKSEKGEILTDAKSMTLYTFDKDSGGVSACYDDCARKWPPLLASSDAKADGELTLVERKDGTRQWAHEGEPLYLWMNDKKPGDMTGDGVGGVWHVAKD; translated from the coding sequence ATGCTTTCCCGTTCGCTACTCGTCGCAGGCCTGATGACACTGGCTGCCGGGCCGCTTGCCCATGCCGAGGACTATGCCGGCGGCGCGGTGAAGGAAATGAAGTCCGAGAAGGGCGAGATTCTGACCGACGCCAAGTCGATGACGCTCTATACGTTCGACAAGGATTCGGGCGGCGTGTCGGCCTGTTACGACGACTGCGCCCGCAAATGGCCGCCGCTTCTGGCGTCCAGCGACGCGAAGGCGGACGGAGAGTTGACGCTGGTCGAGCGCAAGGACGGCACCCGGCAATGGGCGCACGAGGGCGAGCCGCTCTATCTCTGGATGAACGACAAGAAGCCGGGCGACATGACCGGCGACGGCGTCGGCGGCGTCTGGCACGTCGCCAAGGACTGA
- a CDS encoding sigma-70 family RNA polymerase sigma factor: protein MADPLDEIADAVPALRRYARALTHDRSQADDLVQDCLERAVRKIDLWKPGGSIRAWLFRILLNIFRNDLRGRRRRPATVSFDALTQELSTPETQFGRLALAELARAIEALPADQREALLLVTVEGFPYAEAAAILDIPIGTLMSRLGRARAAIRQATQEDGPKLRAVK, encoded by the coding sequence ATGGCAGACCCCCTGGACGAGATCGCAGATGCGGTTCCCGCGCTCCGGCGTTATGCCCGCGCCTTGACGCACGACCGCAGCCAAGCCGACGATCTCGTTCAGGACTGCCTGGAGCGGGCGGTGCGCAAGATCGACCTCTGGAAACCCGGCGGGTCGATCCGCGCATGGCTCTTTCGCATTCTCCTCAACATCTTCCGCAACGATCTGCGCGGTCGCCGGCGTCGCCCGGCGACCGTGTCGTTCGACGCCTTGACGCAAGAGCTTTCCACCCCGGAAACGCAGTTCGGCCGTCTGGCGCTCGCCGAGCTGGCGCGGGCGATCGAGGCCTTGCCCGCCGACCAGCGCGAGGCCTTGCTTCTCGTGACGGTGGAAGGATTTCCCTATGCCGAGGCGGCGGCGATCCTCGACATCCCGATCGGAACCTTGATGTCTCGCCTCGGCCGGGCGCGCGCGGCGATCCGACAGGCCACCCAGGAAGACGGGCCGAAGCTGAGAGCGGTGAAATGA
- a CDS encoding anti-sigma factor family protein — MNSPITSDDLQALVDGELDAERSRAVEAYLAETPEAAGIVSDWRRQADMLKALYGGPSREETPARLDPYRLARQRRSVAPAWRNVAAAVGFLCLGTGLGWGGASALSSREPALDSMVTMAVEAHHLYSDDRVRPVELDASQSPVLQKWLSRRLDRTINLPDLRSFELQFVGGRLLPNGDGPAAQLMYEDATGRRVTLYVAPNAGEEETSFLHANLDRLEAVFWNDETIRCAVVGDLPLQRLQTIAKAAYRQLI, encoded by the coding sequence GTGAACAGTCCCATCACGTCCGACGACCTCCAGGCCCTCGTCGATGGCGAACTCGACGCCGAACGGAGCCGAGCCGTCGAGGCCTATCTGGCCGAGACGCCGGAGGCCGCCGGGATCGTTTCCGACTGGCGCCGACAGGCCGACATGCTGAAGGCGCTCTATGGCGGGCCATCGCGCGAGGAAACGCCCGCGCGCCTCGATCCGTACCGCCTTGCGCGCCAACGCCGCAGCGTCGCCCCGGCCTGGCGCAATGTCGCCGCGGCCGTCGGGTTTCTCTGCCTCGGCACGGGGCTTGGTTGGGGCGGGGCCAGCGCCCTGTCCTCTCGCGAACCGGCCTTGGACTCGATGGTGACCATGGCGGTGGAGGCGCACCATCTTTATTCCGACGATCGGGTGCGCCCCGTCGAGCTTGACGCCAGCCAGAGCCCTGTTCTGCAAAAATGGCTGTCGCGCCGTCTCGATCGAACCATCAACCTGCCGGACCTTCGAAGCTTCGAACTGCAGTTCGTGGGCGGACGCCTCCTGCCGAACGGCGACGGCCCCGCCGCGCAGCTTATGTACGAAGACGCCACGGGCCGCCGCGTCACGCTCTATGTCGCGCCCAATGCCGGCGAGGAAGAGACCTCGTTTCTCCATGCCAATCTCGACCGGCTCGAAGCGGTCTTCTGGAACGACGAGACCATTCGCTGCGCCGTGGTCGGGGATCTCCCGCTCCAGCGCCTCCAGACCATCGCCAAGGCGGCCTATCGGCAGTTGATCTGA
- a CDS encoding cytochrome b: MRFERSNTYGPMAILLHWSVALLFLIQIPLGFAMTMLDRKPALQFALFQWHKSLGFLTLALASARLVWSLAHRAHAAPEGVTRLEWRAARTVQFALLAATLLIPLTGWAVASSSPLRIPSYVFDLFVVPGLPIAVSDAAETFWSSLHGWLAYGTALLILLHGGAALFHHLYRRDSVLRNMLPFLADR, translated from the coding sequence ATGCGGTTTGAGCGATCGAACACCTATGGGCCGATGGCGATCCTTCTCCATTGGTCCGTGGCCCTCCTGTTCCTGATTCAGATCCCGCTCGGCTTCGCCATGACGATGCTCGACCGAAAGCCGGCGCTCCAGTTCGCCCTGTTTCAGTGGCACAAGTCGCTGGGTTTCCTGACGCTGGCGCTGGCGTCGGCCCGCCTCGTCTGGTCGCTGGCGCATCGGGCCCATGCCGCGCCCGAGGGCGTGACGCGTCTCGAATGGCGGGCGGCGCGCACTGTCCAGTTCGCTCTTCTGGCCGCGACGCTCCTCATCCCGCTGACGGGCTGGGCGGTGGCCTCGTCCTCGCCATTGCGCATTCCCAGCTACGTCTTCGATCTGTTCGTGGTTCCCGGCCTGCCCATCGCGGTGTCGGACGCGGCGGAGACCTTCTGGTCCTCGCTGCACGGCTGGCTGGCCTATGGCACCGCCCTCCTGATCCTGCTCCATGGCGGAGCGGCGCTGTTCCATCATCTCTATCGAAGGGACTCTGTCCTGCGGAACATGCTGCCTTTCCTGGCCGATCGCTGA
- a CDS encoding EAL domain-containing protein, whose protein sequence is MQRLKRGRIRQIIAYHAYRTTYQPLLRLSDDRIEGRECLTRFELEPYRSPDQWFQDASEVGLGLDLEFETMAAGLKGLAVMPPCDYLALNISPEALRDPRLSALLARVDLRRIVLELTEHAPVSDYGPILRVLAPLRSRGLRVAVDDVGAGYANLRHILCLRPDMIKLDISLTRDIQHCPAQIALLAGLVPFGKAIGARIVAEGVETVPQLRQLRGLGVDVAQGYLLGRPI, encoded by the coding sequence ATGCAGCGCCTCAAGCGGGGGCGCATCCGGCAGATCATCGCCTATCATGCGTATCGCACGACCTATCAGCCGCTCCTGCGCCTGTCCGACGACCGGATCGAGGGCCGCGAATGCCTGACGCGCTTCGAGCTCGAACCCTATCGCTCGCCGGATCAATGGTTTCAGGATGCGAGCGAGGTCGGCCTGGGCCTGGACCTCGAATTCGAGACCATGGCGGCGGGGCTGAAAGGGCTCGCCGTCATGCCACCTTGCGACTACCTCGCCCTCAACATCTCGCCCGAAGCGCTCCGTGATCCTCGGCTTTCCGCGCTTCTGGCCAGGGTGGACCTGCGCCGGATCGTGCTGGAGCTCACGGAGCACGCGCCGGTCAGCGACTACGGTCCGATCCTGCGGGTGCTTGCGCCGCTGCGCAGCCGGGGCCTGCGCGTCGCAGTCGACGATGTCGGCGCCGGCTACGCCAATCTGCGGCATATCCTGTGCCTGAGGCCCGACATGATCAAACTCGACATCAGCCTCACCCGCGACATCCAGCATTGCCCAGCCCAGATCGCGCTTCTCGCCGGCCTCGTTCCCTTCGGAAAGGCGATCGGCGCCCGCATCGTGGCCGAAGGCGTCGAGACCGTGCCGCAGCTTCGCCAACTGCGCGGCCTCGGCGTGGACGTGGCACAAGGCTATCTCCTCGGACGCCCCATTTGA
- a CDS encoding Rrf2 family transcriptional regulator, translating to MKRDSRLSGVLHVLLHMAETDGPVTSEHLSKAMQTNPVVIRRIMAGLRDQGLVRSGKGHGGGWTIAKDLATVTLRDVYDALGSPGIFAMGNRTEAPGCLVEEAVNAALDDTFTRAEALLLERFGEVTLGMLHADFHARMKRRASHCEFKDEPHAA from the coding sequence ATGAAACGAGACAGCCGATTGTCGGGCGTTCTGCACGTCCTCCTCCACATGGCCGAGACCGATGGTCCGGTCACGTCCGAGCATCTTTCCAAGGCGATGCAGACGAATCCCGTCGTCATCCGCCGGATCATGGCGGGCCTTCGCGACCAGGGCCTCGTGCGCTCCGGCAAGGGGCACGGTGGCGGCTGGACCATCGCCAAGGATCTGGCGACCGTGACGCTGCGCGATGTCTACGACGCCCTCGGCTCGCCCGGCATCTTCGCCATGGGCAACCGGACCGAGGCGCCGGGCTGCCTCGTCGAAGAGGCCGTCAACGCGGCGCTCGACGACACGTTCACGCGCGCCGAAGCGCTGCTTCTGGAGCGGTTCGGCGAGGTGACGCTGGGCATGCTCCATGCCGATTTTCACGCGCGGATGAAGCGCCGAGCCAGCCATTGCGAATTCAAGGACGAACCTCATGCGGCATGA
- a CDS encoding NAD(P)/FAD-dependent oxidoreductase → MRHDAIIIGGSFAGLSAATYIARARRRVAVIDARAPRNRFAAHSHGFLAQDGSEPRAILATARTQLAAYAEVSLVEATAIDASPIEGGFAVTLGDGRVLEASKLVLAFGVADTLPTLPGLAERWGRTVLHCPYCHGYEFAGRRLGVLQTASHSAHQAMLISEWGPTTLFLDGGDMPDPDTRDALAQRGVAIEPRSVARLQGELGAPLDIVFEDGGHDSVAALFIAAPWRLSSDLAERLGCAVENGPLGPVIRTDDLKMTSVPGVYAAGDIARAPHSVTWAASDGVTAGVAVHRALAFG, encoded by the coding sequence ATGCGGCATGACGCGATCATCATCGGTGGCAGCTTCGCCGGCCTGTCCGCCGCCACCTACATCGCCCGCGCCCGCCGTCGCGTGGCGGTGATCGACGCGAGAGCGCCGCGCAACCGCTTTGCGGCGCATTCCCATGGCTTCCTCGCGCAGGACGGATCGGAGCCGCGGGCCATCCTCGCCACGGCCCGCACGCAGCTTGCCGCCTATGCCGAGGTCTCGCTGGTCGAGGCGACTGCCATCGACGCCAGTCCGATCGAGGGCGGCTTCGCGGTGACGCTCGGTGACGGACGGGTCCTGGAGGCGTCGAAGCTGGTGCTCGCCTTCGGTGTCGCCGACACATTGCCGACGCTTCCGGGCCTCGCCGAGCGCTGGGGGCGCACGGTGCTCCATTGTCCCTATTGCCACGGCTACGAGTTCGCCGGGCGGCGTCTCGGCGTCCTCCAAACCGCCTCCCATTCGGCCCATCAGGCGATGCTCATTTCCGAATGGGGCCCGACCACCCTCTTTCTCGACGGTGGGGACATGCCGGACCCGGACACGCGCGACGCGCTGGCACAACGCGGCGTCGCGATCGAACCGCGCTCCGTGGCCCGGCTCCAAGGCGAACTTGGTGCGCCGCTCGACATCGTCTTCGAGGACGGCGGGCATGACTCGGTCGCAGCGCTCTTCATCGCCGCCCCCTGGCGGCTGAGCAGCGACCTTGCCGAGCGGCTGGGCTGCGCCGTCGAGAACGGCCCGCTGGGGCCCGTCATTCGGACGGACGATCTGAAGATGACGAGTGTCCCCGGCGTCTACGCCGCAGGGGACATCGCGCGCGCTCCGCATTCGGTGACCTGGGCCGCAAGCGACGGGGTCACCGCCGGCGTTGCCGTTCACCGTGCGCTGGCGTTCGGCTAG
- a CDS encoding Lrp/AsnC family transcriptional regulator, with product MGALSEEPNPVRQRHAPPARLDDRDRTLLGLLAEDSSRSYADLGKRLHLSAPAVHERVKRLRQEGVIKANVAVLDGAKLGRPLLTFVHVDTTSWAVTRHLLALKELPEVEEIHTVTGESAMLLKVRTRDTQALEDLLERIHSIEGFKGTRSYIALSTYLERGPSPVASE from the coding sequence ATCGGAGCGTTGAGCGAAGAACCGAACCCCGTTCGGCAAAGGCACGCGCCGCCCGCTCGCCTGGATGACAGGGACCGAACGCTGTTAGGCCTTCTGGCGGAGGACTCCTCCCGCAGCTACGCCGATCTCGGAAAGCGTCTCCACCTCTCGGCGCCCGCCGTCCACGAGCGCGTGAAGCGCCTGCGGCAGGAAGGTGTCATCAAGGCGAACGTGGCCGTGCTCGACGGGGCCAAGCTCGGACGCCCGCTCCTGACCTTCGTGCATGTCGACACGACAAGCTGGGCGGTGACCCGTCATCTCCTCGCCCTGAAGGAACTGCCTGAGGTCGAGGAGATCCACACGGTGACGGGCGAAAGCGCCATGCTTCTGAAGGTCAGGACGCGGGACACGCAGGCGCTGGAAGACCTGCTGGAGCGCATCCATTCCATCGAAGGCTTCAAGGGAACGAGAAGCTACATCGCCCTGTCGACCTATCTCGAACGCGGCCCGAGCCCGGTCGCGAGCGAATAA
- a CDS encoding DUF2000 family protein, with translation MFDTKAVILVLDDLAIWQKLNVTAFLATGLASAAPEAMGAPYEDASGRVFARLLGQPVLVFAATPEDLRRAHRVSGEKGLLTAAYVRAMFSTGHDAANREAFKAEPADAPDLVGIAIRGPKKDVDKATKGAKLHP, from the coding sequence ATGTTCGACACGAAGGCCGTCATCCTGGTTCTGGACGATCTGGCGATCTGGCAGAAGCTCAACGTCACCGCGTTTCTGGCGACCGGCCTCGCTTCGGCGGCGCCGGAAGCCATGGGGGCGCCGTATGAGGACGCTTCGGGGCGAGTGTTCGCCCGTCTCCTCGGGCAGCCGGTGCTGGTCTTCGCGGCGACGCCGGAGGACCTTCGCCGCGCTCACCGCGTCTCCGGCGAGAAGGGGCTTCTCACGGCTGCCTATGTCCGCGCGATGTTCTCGACCGGCCATGACGCGGCGAACCGCGAGGCGTTCAAGGCGGAGCCCGCCGACGCGCCCGATCTGGTCGGCATCGCCATCCGCGGCCCGAAGAAGGATGTCGACAAGGCGACCAAGGGCGCGAAGCTGCATCCATGA
- a CDS encoding LysR family transcriptional regulator, whose amino-acid sequence MDLLALADFNLVARHEGFGRAARATGRPKATLSRRVSELEASLDLRLFERGGRALKLTEEGRALFERTAVLLTDLQETASAIASGGHRPRGRLRISAPLLFSQTAMGKLAAGFALKHPEVRLEVTTEDRAVDMVEEAFDLVIRVNPEPDDSLVGRIFLRDRLVVVASPTLRAQAAGSPVPAVVRGAATRPPEIWRMTTNEGETSILVEPMLSLSSLVMVRDAARMGVGVARLPISLVSHDLASGRLVLWGDVEGPEIALWTLYPSRRLLSARVSAFLDHLKDAFPKGTPDELANYVEA is encoded by the coding sequence ATGGACCTTCTCGCGCTTGCCGATTTCAACCTTGTTGCCCGGCACGAAGGCTTCGGCCGGGCCGCGCGCGCGACGGGGCGTCCGAAGGCGACGCTCTCGCGCCGGGTGTCCGAACTCGAAGCCAGCCTGGACCTGCGTTTGTTCGAACGCGGTGGACGCGCGCTGAAGCTGACGGAGGAAGGGCGAGCCCTGTTCGAGCGGACGGCCGTGCTTTTGACCGACCTTCAGGAGACCGCGTCCGCCATCGCCTCGGGCGGGCATCGGCCGCGCGGGCGGCTGCGCATCAGCGCGCCGCTGCTCTTTTCGCAGACCGCCATGGGCAAGCTCGCCGCTGGGTTCGCGCTGAAGCATCCCGAGGTGCGGCTCGAGGTCACGACGGAGGATCGCGCCGTGGACATGGTGGAGGAAGCCTTCGACCTCGTGATCCGGGTGAACCCGGAGCCGGACGACAGTCTCGTGGGGCGCATCTTCCTGCGCGACCGGCTGGTGGTCGTGGCGAGCCCGACCCTGCGGGCGCAAGCGGCGGGATCGCCCGTTCCCGCCGTGGTTCGGGGCGCGGCCACCCGCCCGCCGGAGATCTGGCGGATGACGACGAACGAGGGCGAAACGAGCATCCTCGTCGAGCCCATGCTCAGCCTGTCGTCGCTCGTCATGGTGCGCGATGCGGCCCGCATGGGGGTCGGCGTCGCCCGGCTGCCGATCTCCCTCGTCAGCCATGATCTCGCCTCGGGGCGGCTGGTTCTCTGGGGCGACGTGGAAGGGCCGGAGATCGCCCTTTGGACGCTCTACCCGAGCCGACGGCTTCTCAGCGCCCGCGTCTCGGCCTTTCTCGACCATTTGAAGGACGCGTTTCCGAAAGGGACGCCCGACGAGTTGGCCAATTATGTCGAGGCCTGA
- a CDS encoding SDR family oxidoreductase, which translates to MTILVTGATGTVGRNVIEQLISRGADVRALVRDPAKANLPSNVDLVQGDLLDVDAIRRALRGVSTLFLLNAVVPEEFTQALITLNLARDAGVERLVYLSVIHSDVYVNVPHFAGKFGVERMIEEAGFGATILRPAYFMNNDLTIKDVVTGHGAYPMPIGAKGLAMVDARDIGEIAAIELIRRERSAQALPLERINVVGPDTLTGPDVAGIWTELLGRPIAYGGDDGAGFEQNLRQFMPGWMAYDMRLMAERFVTDGMVPQAGDVDRLTALLGRPLRTYRDFAAEITATA; encoded by the coding sequence ATGACCATCCTCGTTACCGGCGCCACGGGCACCGTTGGCCGCAACGTCATCGAGCAACTCATCTCGCGAGGGGCCGATGTTCGCGCCCTCGTCCGCGATCCCGCAAAGGCCAATCTCCCCTCGAACGTCGATCTCGTGCAGGGCGACCTTCTGGATGTCGACGCGATCCGGCGTGCGCTGCGGGGCGTCTCGACGCTGTTTCTCCTCAACGCCGTCGTGCCGGAGGAATTCACGCAGGCGCTGATCACTCTCAACCTCGCCCGGGACGCGGGGGTCGAGCGGCTCGTTTATCTCTCCGTGATCCATAGCGACGTCTATGTGAACGTGCCGCATTTCGCGGGCAAGTTCGGCGTCGAGCGCATGATCGAGGAGGCCGGCTTCGGCGCGACCATCCTGCGCCCGGCCTATTTCATGAACAACGATCTCACGATCAAGGACGTGGTGACCGGCCATGGCGCCTACCCCATGCCCATCGGCGCCAAGGGCCTCGCCATGGTCGACGCGCGCGACATCGGCGAGATCGCGGCCATTGAGCTGATCCGCCGCGAGCGGTCGGCGCAGGCGCTGCCGCTCGAACGCATCAACGTCGTCGGCCCCGACACGCTCACTGGCCCGGATGTCGCCGGGATTTGGACCGAGCTGCTGGGCCGCCCGATCGCTTACGGCGGCGACGATGGTGCCGGGTTCGAGCAGAACCTGCGGCAGTTCATGCCGGGCTGGATGGCCTATGACATGCGCCTGATGGCGGAGCGCTTCGTGACCGACGGCATGGTGCCGCAAGCCGGCGACGTCGATCGCCTGACCGCGCTTCTCGGGCGCCCGCTGCGCACGTATCGCGACTTCGCGGCCGAGATCACGGCGACGGCCTGA
- a CDS encoding CocE/NonD family hydrolase, which translates to MAVQTIEHLWIPLIDGTRLGARLWLPEGAEAAPVPAILEYIPYRKRDGTRGRDEPMHGYFAEHGYAALRVDMRGTGESDGLMEDEYLLQEQDDALEVIAWIAEQPWCSGAVGMMGKSWGGFNGLQVAARRPPALKAIITAYSTDDRFRDDIHYMGGCLLNDNLWWGAIMLAYQSRPLDPEIVGPSWRESWLKRLDHLPFFPALWMRHQRYDEYWKHGSVQEDWSAIECPVLAIGGWADSYTNAVPRLLEKLRVPRLGIIGPWGHIYPQDGVPGPAIGFLQEAVRWWDHWLKGQDRGIMREPMLRAWLSDSYPPDGTRGETPGRWVGEPALPSPQIRPLALGLAPDGSLRLDGTSIAGERSIRSPQSHGRAGGEWMGTGCVGEMPVDQRLDDGGALLFETAPLEAALPVLGAPVLHLRLKADAPQAQIAVRLSEVLPGGEAVRVSYQVLNLAHRDGHEAPEALTPGEWVDVRIKLNDCGHRFAASNRIRLAVATAYWPLVWPAPYAATLTVDTGASRLELPRRERDDDVSPTFPPPERGSATPTTQLDPGSVRRWSTQDHVTGETLYVTEGVGGLFGEGVLRFDEIGTELSHALRRELTIRDDDPLSARYVLTQSYEMGREGWRTRTETRCELTSDRETFHLTGQHVAFENGQEVHRRDWDERIARDHL; encoded by the coding sequence ATGGCCGTTCAAACCATCGAGCATCTCTGGATTCCGCTTATCGACGGAACGCGCCTCGGCGCGCGCCTCTGGCTGCCCGAAGGGGCCGAGGCCGCGCCCGTGCCGGCCATTCTGGAATACATTCCCTATCGCAAACGCGATGGCACGCGCGGGCGCGACGAGCCCATGCACGGCTATTTCGCCGAGCACGGCTATGCCGCGCTGCGTGTCGACATGCGCGGCACCGGCGAATCCGACGGGCTGATGGAGGACGAATATCTCCTCCAGGAGCAGGACGACGCGCTGGAGGTGATCGCCTGGATCGCCGAGCAGCCCTGGTGCTCGGGCGCGGTCGGCATGATGGGCAAGAGCTGGGGCGGCTTCAACGGGTTGCAGGTCGCCGCGCGCCGTCCGCCGGCGCTCAAAGCCATCATCACCGCCTATTCCACCGACGACCGGTTCCGCGACGACATCCACTACATGGGCGGGTGCCTGCTCAACGACAATCTCTGGTGGGGGGCGATCATGCTCGCCTACCAGTCGCGCCCGCTCGATCCCGAGATCGTCGGCCCGTCCTGGCGCGAAAGCTGGCTGAAGCGGCTCGACCATCTGCCCTTCTTTCCCGCGCTCTGGATGCGCCACCAGCGCTACGACGAGTATTGGAAGCATGGCTCGGTGCAGGAGGACTGGTCGGCCATCGAGTGCCCGGTGCTCGCCATCGGCGGCTGGGCCGACAGCTACACCAATGCCGTGCCGCGGCTTCTGGAAAAGCTCCGTGTGCCGCGCCTCGGCATCATCGGCCCCTGGGGCCATATCTATCCGCAGGACGGCGTGCCCGGCCCCGCCATCGGCTTCCTGCAGGAGGCCGTGCGCTGGTGGGACCATTGGCTGAAAGGCCAGGATCGCGGCATCATGCGGGAGCCGATGCTGCGCGCCTGGCTCTCGGACTCCTACCCCCCGGACGGCACGCGCGGGGAGACGCCGGGCCGCTGGGTCGGCGAGCCCGCCCTCCCCTCGCCCCAGATCCGCCCGCTCGCCCTCGGCCTTGCGCCGGACGGCTCGCTGCGCCTCGACGGCACCTCCATCGCGGGCGAGCGCTCCATCCGCTCGCCGCAGAGCCATGGCCGCGCCGGCGGCGAATGGATGGGCACGGGCTGCGTCGGCGAAATGCCGGTGGACCAGCGGCTGGACGATGGCGGCGCGCTCCTGTTCGAGACGGCACCCCTGGAGGCAGCCCTGCCGGTTCTCGGCGCGCCGGTTCTCCACTTGCGCCTCAAGGCCGACGCGCCGCAGGCGCAGATCGCCGTGCGCCTGTCCGAGGTGCTGCCCGGCGGCGAAGCGGTGCGCGTTTCCTATCAGGTGCTGAACCTCGCCCATCGCGACGGGCACGAGGCGCCCGAGGCGCTGACGCCCGGCGAGTGGGTCGATGTCCGCATCAAGCTGAACGATTGCGGGCATCGCTTCGCCGCCAGCAACCGTATCCGTCTCGCCGTCGCCACGGCCTATTGGCCGCTGGTCTGGCCGGCGCCCTATGCCGCGACGCTGACGGTGGACACGGGCGCCAGCCGGCTGGAGCTGCCCCGGCGCGAGCGGGACGACGACGTTTCGCCCACCTTCCCACCGCCCGAGCGCGGATCGGCGACGCCGACCACCCAGCTCGATCCCGGCTCGGTGCGTCGCTGGTCGACGCAGGATCACGTCACCGGCGAGACGCTCTATGTCACCGAGGGCGTCGGCGGCCTGTTCGGCGAAGGCGTGCTGCGCTTCGACGAGATCGGCACCGAGCTCTCGCACGCGCTGCGGCGCGAGCTGACCATCCGCGACGACGACCCGCTCTCGGCGCGCTACGTGCTGACCCAAAGCTACGAGATGGGCCGCGAGGGCTGGCGCACGCGAACCGAAACCCGCTGCGAACTCACATCCGATCGCGAGACCTTCCACCTCACCGGACAGCATGTGGCCTTCGAGAACGGTCAGGAGGTCCACCGGCGCGACTGGGACGAGCGTATCGCCCGGGACCATCTGTAG